From the genome of Cyanobium sp. ATX 6F1:
CTGTCTACTGTCTAGGCTTTGTTCACGACAGGAGCGCCATGACTGCCAGCGCCACCGCCAACCGGGCTTCCGCCAAGCGTGAGGCCCTGCTGAGCACGGCCCAGGAGCTCTTCTCGCGGCAGGGCTACAGGGCCGTGGGCATCGACACCCTGCTGGCCGAGGCCGGGGTGGCCAAAATGACGCTCTACAAGCAGTTCGGCTCAAAGGAGGAGCTGATCGCCGCCGTGCTGGAGCGCCTGGCCGGGGAGATCAGCGCGGCGCTCATCGCCCGGCTGGCGCACGCCGCGGGAGGGAGCCAAGGCCGGATCCTGGCGGTGTTCGACTGGCTGGCGGACTGGGTCCGCTCCCCCGATTTCCACGGTTGTCTGTTCATCAAGGCGGCCAGCGAGTACCCCGAGGCCACCGATCGCCCCCGCCAGGCCGCGGAGGCGTTCAAGGCAAGTTGCCGCGTGCTGTTGGAGGAGCAATGCCAGGAACTCGGGATCGCTGATCCCTCTCGCCTGGCCCGCCAGCTGCATCTCCTGCTCGAAGGCGCCCTTGTGCTGTCGTTCCTCGAGCGCGATCCCCGTGCGGCCCAGGCCGCACGGGAGGCGGCAGCGGTGCTGATCAACGCCGCGGCTCCCGGTTGAGAACCAACGCCCCGCCTTCGGTCTCAGCCCGCGCGCCGCTGGGTCTTGAGCAGCCGGCAGGCCAGCAGAAACCCGCCGCAGGCGACCAGTGAAACGGTGAGCACCTCTCCCCGCCCGGGGATCAGCAGCACGTAGCCCTTCCCCTTGGTGAGCGCCGCGAAGCTCGACACGCAGAACG
Proteins encoded in this window:
- a CDS encoding TetR/AcrR family transcriptional regulator — protein: MTASATANRASAKREALLSTAQELFSRQGYRAVGIDTLLAEAGVAKMTLYKQFGSKEELIAAVLERLAGEISAALIARLAHAAGGSQGRILAVFDWLADWVRSPDFHGCLFIKAASEYPEATDRPRQAAEAFKASCRVLLEEQCQELGIADPSRLARQLHLLLEGALVLSFLERDPRAAQAAREAAAVLINAAAPG